The DNA sequence AGACTACATACTATGGATAAAGGTGAAAACCGTTAAAACTATTCTTTTACCAGCAAATCATGCACTAAGAGACAAAAGGTAGTAATTCACTATACAGTATATTTTTTAGAATCTTTCATAGTCTAAGTTTATTTAATTCATACCCTTCATTACCCATGACACTTCAATCTATTTCCCGTAGAAATTTTCTGAAACAGGCAGGACTATACACCGCAGTAGGTGCTATATCGCCGTCCCTGCTTGCAGCACCCAAACCTTTGTATTCATTTGCCTGCTCAGCCATTACCTGGAATGGAAACGATAAACAAGCTATTCAGGATATTTCTTCATTGGGGCTTACAGGAATTCAGATACGAGCCAATTCATACAAAGAGTATAAAGATAAGGTTGACGAACTAAAAGCACTGTTGACACAGCACAAACTCCAGCTAGCCATGTTTTCAAGTGGCAACGTAGATATAGATCCGGCAGTAGAGAAAAGCCAGTTGGAGATGCATGTGAATCATGCCCGTTTTGTAAAAGCTTTGGGAGGTCATGCGATCCAGCTTACCAACAGCTCCCGTCCTAAAGATCGCCAGCCAACTACTGAGCAACTCAAGCGATATGCTCAGCTTTTGAATGAAGTAGGTAAACGGGCAGCAGATGAAGGTATACAAGCTGTGTATCATAATCACATGCACCAGTTAGGAGAAACACCTCAAGAAGTAGATATTATTCTTCAAAATACCAATCCCAAGTATATCAAATTCCTGTTAGACATTGCCCATTACTGGCAAG is a window from the Xanthocytophaga agilis genome containing:
- a CDS encoding sugar phosphate isomerase/epimerase: MTLQSISRRNFLKQAGLYTAVGAISPSLLAAPKPLYSFACSAITWNGNDKQAIQDISSLGLTGIQIRANSYKEYKDKVDELKALLTQHKLQLAMFSSGNVDIDPAVEKSQLEMHVNHARFVKALGGHAIQLTNSSRPKDRQPTTEQLKRYAQLLNEVGKRAADEGIQAVYHNHMHQLGETPQEVDIILQNTNPKYIKFLLDIAHYWQGGGDPAKAARDYKSILHTLHIKDVKRPNPNHTDDPKSYQFVELGQGNMDLPAFFSTLNDIKFKGWAVIELDSVPDPSRTALQCNKISKEYLQSKVGAQF